The genome window CCGAGATGTCGTTCTCGTCCTACGTCGTCTCGCTCCAGCGCGATCCCGCGCCGTTCATCGCGCTGCCGGTCTTCCCGTCACGGATGTTCCGGCACGGCGGGATCTACATCAACACCCGTTCGGGGATCGAGCGACCAGAGGACCTGCGCGGAAAGGTGGTCGGCGTTCCGGAGTACCAACTGAGCGCCAATGTCTGGATTCGGGGCATGCTCGCGGACCGCTACGACGTGCCGGTCGACTCGGTGCTCTACCGGACCGGCGGTCAGGAGCAGGCCGGCCGGATCGAAAAGGCGCGCATCGAGCTTCCGGACAACATCAGGGTGGTACCGATCGAGGCCACGCAGACGTTGTCGCAGATGCTGGCGGAGGGGGAGATCGACGCGCTGTACTCGCCGCGGATCCCTCGTCCGTTCGCCGATCGCGATCCCCGGGTCGCCCGACTCTTCCCCGATGTCGTGCAGGCCGAGAAGGACTATTTCGCCGCGACCGGCATCTTCCCGATCATGCACGTCGTCGCGTTGCGCCGCGACGTCTACGAGGCCAACCGATGGGTCGCCCAGTCGCTGACGAAGGCGTTCGTACGCGCAAAGGCCGAGGTGTTCGACCGACTCTACGATTCGTCGGCGCTCCGGTTCATGCTGCCGTGGCTGAACCAGTATCTCGAGGAGGCACGCGACCTGCTCGGCGACGACTACTGGTCCTACGGCCTCGAGCCGAATCGCGAGGTGCTCGACACCTTTCTTCGCTACCACCACGAGCAGGGGTTGTCGAAGGTGCGCCTGACGCCGGAGGAGTTGTTCGCCCCGGAGTCGGTCGAGTCCTTCCTGATCTAGCGTCACGCCACGGGGGGCGACCACGTGTCCGCACGGCTGCCGCCACTGCTGCGCAACCGAGACTTCAACCTCTATTGGGCGGGGGTCGCGCTGTCCCAGATCGGGGTTCGTGGAACCACTGCGGTGAACCTGTTCCACGTCTACGACCTCACCGGGTCCACGGCCCTCGTCGGCATCGTGGGGCTCGTCCAGGGGATCGCCGTGGTGACGCTCTCGCCCCTGGGTGGAACCTTCGCGGACCGCGTCGACCGTCGCCGGCTACTGCAGGCGACACAGATCGTGTCCCTGTTCGCGAGCCTTGCGCTCGCCGGGCTCTCCCTCGGCGGGACGATTGCGGCCTGGCACATCTACGTGGCGGTCCTCGTGAATACGGCCTCCTCGACCTTCGATCACCCCACCAGAACGGCGCTCATACCGGCCCTGGTGCCTCGTGCACAGTTGCCGCAGGCCTTCGCGCTGGTCAACCCCACGCGCGAACTCGCCATCCTGGCCGGTCCGGCACTGGGCGGCCTCCTGCTGGCGGTGAGCGGTCCGGCGGCCATGTACCTCTTCGACGCGATGACCTACGTCGTGCTCATTGTGGTGCTGAGCCTCTTGCGGGTGCCTCGCCTCGACGTCTCCGCCGCGAGGGCGATGCCCGTGCTCCGGAGCATGCGCGAGGGAGCCAGCTATCTGCGCCGCCGATCACTGATCTGGCAACTGCTCTCGCTCGACCTGTCGACGACCCTGCTCGCCGGCTGGCGGGTCATCCTGCCTGCCCTCGCGGTCGACATCCTGGGGGCCGGGGAGATCGCCTACGGGCTGTTGGCGGCGGCGCCTTCGGCGGGAGCCCTCATCGGTACGGCGGCCATCCTGCCGCTGCTGACGCGCGCACCGGCAGGTCCATTGGTGCTGCTCGGCACCGCGGCCTACGGCCTGGCGTGCATAGCGCTCGCCCAGTCGCCGACCCTGTCGATGGCGCTGGTTGCCGGCCTTGGCATCGGTGCGATGGATGCACTGGCGAGCGCCATCCGGCACGCGGCGGTGCAGCTCGAGACTCCAGACGCGATGCGTGGGCGGGTCACCTCTCTGGTCCAGGTGGCGTCTCGCGGCGGTCCGGCACTCGGCGACGCCAACGTGGGATGGATGGCGGCCTTGTTGGGACCGGCAGCAGCATTGACGCTGGGCGGGATCGTTCCCATCGTGTACGCAGCCGGGGTGGCGGTGTTCGGGGCGCAGGTGCGCTCCTATCGTGTCCTCGAGACGTCAACTGAGCCAGGAAGGTCGACATGAACATCGTCGTCGGGTACGCCGACACCGGAGCGGGCAATGCTGCGCTCGAGGTGGGGCTCGCCGAGGCCACCTTGCGTGGCGCGGCGCTTCACGTCCGACACGTGGCCAGGATCGGCCTCCGGAACGAGCCGCCGGAGGCGATCGAGCGGATGCGCGCCCGACTCGCGCAGATCGACCAGCAGATCGCTTCGCTGGGCCTCGATGGTGGGGCGGAACTGCGTCTCGAAGGCCGCGAAGCCGCCGACGTGCTGCTGGAGGAGGTCGGGGCGCTGGGAGCCGAAATGCTGGTCATCGGCGCGCGGCGTCGGAGTCCGGTGGGCAAGCTCGTTCTCGGCAGCACCTCGCAACAGCTGCTGTTGAGAGCCCCCTGCGCAGTGTTGGCCGTGAAGGCGCCGCACGAGCATTCTTGACCGACCGGAGCGGAGGCCATAGGGTCATACCATTCGACCCTTTCGAGGGGACACCTGCACGAGGGAGCGACATGCGTAGCGTGAGGCATCGCGGAATGCACCGGGCGGTGGGCATCATGGCGGCATGCGGCCTGCTGCTGGCCGCATGTGGAACCGATGGACAGACGGCCACGCCGACCGACGAGTCGGACCAGCCTGCTGACGCCCCGGAACAGGGCGACGGTGATGGCGACGCAACTGGCGAGGGTCTGTTGGCCGGCGAGACGATCACCTTCGTCGTCGGCGTCAGCCCGGGCGGCGGATACGACTCGTATGCCCGCATGATCGCGCCGTTCCTCGCCGAGGAATTGGGCGCGAACGTGGTCGTCGAGAACCAGCCGGGGGCGGGCGGGCTCGTCTCGCTCAACAACCTGTACGCGGCTGAGCCGGACGGGACCACCATCGCGTTGGCGAATGGATCCGGTACGGGTGGCAACGTGCTCACCGGTGCCGAGGGCATGGAATTCGAGTACGGCGAGTTCAGTGCCCTCGGGAGAGTCGCCGGCGAGCCGAAGGTCCTCGTGGCCGCAGCCGACTCCGGGTACGAGTCGATGGAGGACCTGCTCGCCGACCCCGAGGGGTTCCGGTACGGCACGACCGGTCCGGGCGGTTCGACGCACACCGATGCGTTGTTGCTGCGCGCCAGCCTGGGGATTCCCGGAGAGCTCGTGTCCGGCTTCGACGGCAGTGAAGAGATCGGCCTGGCGCTGGCGGCAGGGGAGCTGCAGGGCACCATCGGAACCCTCGACAGCCACGTCCCCGACATCGAAGCCGGCGACCAGGTGCCGATCGCGATGATCGCGAACGAGCGCGCAGAGGACTTCCCCGACGTCCCGACGGTGCTGGAATATGTCGAGGACGAAGATCAGCGCGTCATCGCGGAAACGCACACCGCCGTCATCGACCTCGGGCGGGCGCTGCTCGCACCCCCGGGACTTCCGGACGACATCCTGAACGAATTGCGGCAGGCGATCGAGAACGTCTTCACGAGTGAGGAGTTCCTGGCCGAAGCCGAATCGCAGAACCGGCCGATCGGTTTCCTCACGGGCGAGGAGCTCGCCGAGCGGATCCAGGTCGTCGTCAATGCGCCGGAGTCGGTGTTCCAGGCCCTCCAGGAGCAGTAGGACGTTCAGGACCGGGGTGGCGCGACGTTCGCCCGCGCCACCCCGGCCAACGAGGAGTTTCGGTACATGACGGGTCACGACGTCTCGGCGGCGGGCCTACGGCGGTGGTCGCCGCTGATCTTCGCAGTGACCCTCCTCGCGCTCGTGGGGTGGATGGTCTTCGCCGCGCTCGGGTTCGCCGAA of Egicoccus sp. AB-alg6-2 contains these proteins:
- a CDS encoding ABC transporter substrate-binding protein gives rise to the protein MGNLTLTLACGDYDRTRALHDETVKPDGIDLTYLRLPVEETFFRMMRHQEFEVAEMSFSSYVVSLQRDPAPFIALPVFPSRMFRHGGIYINTRSGIERPEDLRGKVVGVPEYQLSANVWIRGMLADRYDVPVDSVLYRTGGQEQAGRIEKARIELPDNIRVVPIEATQTLSQMLAEGEIDALYSPRIPRPFADRDPRVARLFPDVVQAEKDYFAATGIFPIMHVVALRRDVYEANRWVAQSLTKAFVRAKAEVFDRLYDSSALRFMLPWLNQYLEEARDLLGDDYWSYGLEPNREVLDTFLRYHHEQGLSKVRLTPEELFAPESVESFLI
- a CDS encoding Bug family tripartite tricarboxylate transporter substrate binding protein, with the protein product MRSVRHRGMHRAVGIMAACGLLLAACGTDGQTATPTDESDQPADAPEQGDGDGDATGEGLLAGETITFVVGVSPGGGYDSYARMIAPFLAEELGANVVVENQPGAGGLVSLNNLYAAEPDGTTIALANGSGTGGNVLTGAEGMEFEYGEFSALGRVAGEPKVLVAAADSGYESMEDLLADPEGFRYGTTGPGGSTHTDALLLRASLGIPGELVSGFDGSEEIGLALAAGELQGTIGTLDSHVPDIEAGDQVPIAMIANERAEDFPDVPTVLEYVEDEDQRVIAETHTAVIDLGRALLAPPGLPDDILNELRQAIENVFTSEEFLAEAESQNRPIGFLTGEELAERIQVVVNAPESVFQALQEQ
- a CDS encoding universal stress protein codes for the protein MNIVVGYADTGAGNAALEVGLAEATLRGAALHVRHVARIGLRNEPPEAIERMRARLAQIDQQIASLGLDGGAELRLEGREAADVLLEEVGALGAEMLVIGARRRSPVGKLVLGSTSQQLLLRAPCAVLAVKAPHEHS
- a CDS encoding MFS transporter; amino-acid sequence: MSARLPPLLRNRDFNLYWAGVALSQIGVRGTTAVNLFHVYDLTGSTALVGIVGLVQGIAVVTLSPLGGTFADRVDRRRLLQATQIVSLFASLALAGLSLGGTIAAWHIYVAVLVNTASSTFDHPTRTALIPALVPRAQLPQAFALVNPTRELAILAGPALGGLLLAVSGPAAMYLFDAMTYVVLIVVLSLLRVPRLDVSAARAMPVLRSMREGASYLRRRSLIWQLLSLDLSTTLLAGWRVILPALAVDILGAGEIAYGLLAAAPSAGALIGTAAILPLLTRAPAGPLVLLGTAAYGLACIALAQSPTLSMALVAGLGIGAMDALASAIRHAAVQLETPDAMRGRVTSLVQVASRGGPALGDANVGWMAALLGPAAALTLGGIVPIVYAAGVAVFGAQVRSYRVLETSTEPGRST